The genome window TTTTTGGCAATGCTACCGGCCATTACCCCAAGCCAATCATGAGCGTCAATGATGTTGAATGACCGTCCGTTTTTCCGAATGAGAAGATTGACACACTGCGATGCAGAGATAATATTATAGCTTAACACATCTGCAAAGAATTTGAAATTTGGGCCCCAAGATTTTAGCTCATGATCAACACAGAGAAAAAATGTTGATGTTAAATCAAGCGTCTGCGGTCGGTAGACTTCAACACCGTTTATTGTTTCTGAGGTCGGAAGCCTATTACCTGGATTAAGTGAAAACACGGTGACCTCATGTCCAAATGCATGCTGTTTCTGAGTTATCTCAGTTGCAAATGTTCCCAGACCACCATAGATCACCGGTGGGTACTCCCAAGAAAAATGAACAATCTTCATAGGTTTAAACTCCTCACCACAGCTCCTGAATCTCGAGATAGCTATATACTAATTTTCCTATTTCATGGCCTTCTGTTTCAAATCCTGCAAAATATTCATATAATTAATAAAACCATCATAGGGAATCTCATAGGGGCTGAAATACGCATGCACCGCACCATCTTCAAAGCCTTTTGTGGAAATATAATATAGATGATCTGAGGTTTGAAGGAGTCTCCAGGTGTACAATAAATCTTCATCTTTTTTCTTCCGAAGCAGTTTACCGATTTCTTTAAGTTCATTGAAACATGCAATCTGCATGTTATTTCCAAGCCAGGTTGAAACGTCACGATCTGCATCTGCCCATGAGATCGCCCAAGGGACATCAATTTCACCAACTGGTTCATACCGTTTCACAGCATCGCTAACCGTGACAAAATCAAGGTTCTCATGTTTCAATATCTCTCCAGGGAGATGCTGGAGGAAATCAAAGATACCGGTATCAGCCCATTGATGTTCACCAAAGGTTTCATAATCCATGAACAAGTTGATCAGATCACCATGACATTGCGACATCCAATGTGCATATTTATCTGCTGTTAACGGGTATCCCTGCCATTGTTTTGCGGAAAAACGAAAACCAACATCATCGCTGAGCATATAGTTCCGCATTAAGATTTTAATGTTCCCGTTTTTTGGTTTGTAGATATAGTTTGGTGATCGCCAGTCAAGAATTTTATCAGCACCCTCAGTAAGGATGCCTTTGTATCCCATTTCTTCAACTTTTTTTCCAATCCGATTGTCATAGATCGCCTCAGTGTTCCGGAATACTTTTGGTTTGTAGTTAAACAACCGTTTAATCATGTCTCGATGCATTTTCACCTGATCTTCAAATTCATCTAAATCATCATACAAACTTGAAAGCGAGTGAAAATAGGTCTCCTCAATAAAATCAACTGCACCGGTTTCAAAAAGTTCTTGGAAACTTTCAATGATCTGCGGCATGAACAGTTCACAGTATTCAATAAAGGTCCCAGTTAAACTATACGATATGCGAAATTTACCATCATATTTTCTTACGAGATCGAGAAGCAAATTATTCGTTGGAAGATAACATTTATTTGCTACTTTTTCAAAAATCGCCCGGTTTTTATTATGATCAAAATACGAGGCATACGTATCAGTACATGCTCCAATATTAAAAACTGAAAAACGATTCAATCGAACCGGCTGGTGTACCTCAAAATACAAACATATCGATGTCATACTTCTGCTACCTCGTTATAGACGTCAAGTGTGCGAGACGCAACACGTTCCCAGGTAAATAAATCTATCTCTTGTTTTGAATGTTCTACCATGGTCGTCCGTAACGGAGGGTAGCGCAATAATGCAATAATTTTATTTGCCATCTCATCAGTATCCCAAAAATCAACTTTGAAGCAATTTTTAAACACCTCAGAAACACCAGATGCTTTTGAAACAATCGTTGGTGTTCCTGCAGATATCGCTTCAAGAGCGGTAATCCCAAAAGGTTCACTGACAGAAGGCATCACATACACATTCGCTATCTTATAAATATGTTTAACCTCTTCTTCAGAAAGTTTTCCGGTAAAAATCACCTTATTTGCAATACCGAGATCTACCGCTTGATTGATCAATCGCGGTAGCATATCACCAGTTCCAGCGATGACAAAACGGGTGTCTTCTTTTTCAAGAACTTTTTTTGCAGTTTTAAGGAAAAATTCTGGTCCTTTCTGAAGCGTAAGTCTACCTAAAAATAAAACAAGATTCTTTTTCTCACCTTCACCAATGGGAAAAACAGCATTGTGAATAACATGAACTTTTTCAGAAGGAATACCATATTTTTCAACTATGATCTTTTTTGTAAAATTACTTACTGCTATGATAACATCGGCTTGCATCATTCCTTCTTTTTCAATATCAATAAACCACTGATTCGGGTAAATCCATCCTGACCGGTCATACTCTGTTGAATGTACGGTTAAAACAAGAGGGATGCCTAGTTTGTGTTTGAGAGCAACGCCTGCTTTGATGGTCAACCAATCATGACAATGGACCAGATCATAGGTTCCCTTAACTTTTTGAACCAAGAGGTCATTATATCGGTAGACACAATCAAAAAATTTTCCAGCAAGTTCTTTATCATCAGGTCGATCATAGGGAAACACGTCAGTTTCTCCAACCTCAATAATACGGAGATTCTCACGATCACTTTTCACCCGCTTTTTTGTTTTTGGCATATAGAAATCTATATGAACTCCTTTATCTGCAAGACCTTGAGTCAAACCATAACAGTGGGTTCCAAGGCCACCAACTTTGAAGGGGGGATATTCCCACCCAAGCATTGCTACTTTCATCGAACTGCTTCCTCACCTCTCGGGTATCACGTTCATAATATGGGTAGAGATACTATGACGCTGACCTACAATAGTTTGAATTTCTCCTATCCACTGATGATGTGTTGTTTGCGGCGTAAAACCAACCTCGTAGCTATATAGTTTTCGTTTTTTTTAATTGCTGTTTTTTACTTTTTGGTAGAACAGCCTCCCAATATCCAACTTCAATATATCGAAAATGTTACGATATATATTTTTGATGGAATAGTTGTCACAGTATATGAACAACCACATATTGTAATATATTTCAGGGTTATAATCTTTATCCAAAAAAACCAAAAAAAACGAATAAAAAAATCCGTAATATGTCGCTGTCACCCACCATGATACTCCATAGAGGGTGTTCGTGAAACAGTATCTCAAATTGCAGCAGTGAAACACCATTCCACTTCATATCGCGACATGGCTATATGACATCGAGGTTATCCTCTTAGTCATCTCTTGACAGTACGTCGGTTCGATCAAAGAGGGACCCTATTCGACATCATTTTTTGTACCCTTGATCTTGCCGATCCAATCATACTCTCATGGACCTCTTCGTATCAAGGGATAAACGACCTAATGGAAAAAAGAGGTTAATTAACATTTCGTAGGGAGAAGCTATCTGTAGTTATTGATTGATGATCGAAGATGTTCTGCTGCAGTTCGTGCTGCATCAGAAAAATGTTCATCACGTCCAGCATACAATATATCTCTTGAGGAGTTAATAATCGCCATCGTTTTTTTTGAGTTGACCCCATAGACTACAGTTTTTTCGATATCACCTCCTTGTCTGCCAATTCCAGGGATGAGGAGTGGTATATCATCGCCAAGGATTGCTCTGATTTTTTTAAGTTCTTCAGGATAGGTTGCCCCCACAACAGCACCACAGGTACCTTGAGTATTCCACTGTTTAATTTTCTGAGCAACGATTTGGTAGAGCGGTTGTGACCCAACGATCAAATCTTGGAATTCACCTGCAGACGGGTTTGACGTACGGCAGAGAATAAAACTGCATTTATCTTTGTAGGCAAGAAACGGCGCAACACTGTCAAAACCTAGAAAAGGGTTGACCGTAGTTGCATCAGCACCAAACTTGTCAAAAATCGCTGATGCATATTTTTCTGCAGTGTTACCAATGTCATTTCTTTTCCCATCAAGGATGACGATGACATCTCGTGGAATATACTTAATGGTTGCTTCTAACAACTGGTAGGCATGTTTTCCTAATGTTTCATAAAAAGCCATATTAAGTTTGTAAGCGCAGACTAAATCTTTAGTTGCATCAATAATCGCCTTATTGAACGAAAGATACGGATCTTTTTCTGTATGATGCAAAAAAGCTGGAATCTTATCTTGATCGACATCAAGACCGACACAGAGAAGACTGTTCTGAGTATGAATAGCATTGAGTAATTTCTCACAAAACATCATATCACATCAAACAAACGAGATGGCATCGTATGTATAAAAATGTTGTATCCACTAGATATTTAATATCTCGATGATTACCTCCACCGTTGAATATGAATATCATTTATGGCATATGCTCATGGGGCCTTGGTCATGCAACAAGATCTTTACCCGTGATTCGACAACTGCTCAAAGAAGACAACAAACTCACGGTGATATCACATGGACGTACTCTTGAGTTGTTGAAAAAAGAACTCAAGGATCAAGTGGATTATTATGCGATCCAGGATTACCCACTCGTGATTTCAGAAAACACAAGACAGATGCTTGCAAAAAGCATGCTGTATTGGCCGGTGTTCATACATCGGATTGAATCAGGGTTGCGGAGCTTACAAAAAATCTTGGAAGAAAAAAAATATGATTGCATCCTTTCTGATGCACGCTATGATATGTATAGTAAAAAAATCCCTTCATATTTTATCTCACATCAGATGCGCATTATGAATCCTTTACGGATGAAAATATTAGAGAATGGCAGTGAACTGTTCAACCAGTTTTTTTTTCAAGATAGATTCAAAAAAGTTATCGTCCCTGATTATGAAACCGATGATCTCTCAGGAGACCTCTCACATAATCTGAAAAAAATCAATGAAAAACAACTTCACTATGTTGGTGTTCTCTCGGATTTTCAAAAGAAACAAACCAAAAAAGATATTGATTATTTTATTTCTATTTCAGGACCTGAACCACAACGAACCTTATTTGAAAAAAAAATAATGTCACAACTTGACACACTCCAGGGAACCATTGTAGTAAGCCTTGGCAAAACAGAAAACATACACCACCAGCAAAATGATACTACAACCATTTATTCGTATCTTAAAAAAGAAGAACGAGAAGAGGTATTCAATCGAACAAAACTCGTTATCTCACGGTCAGGATATTCAACAATTATGGATCTTGCTGTCCTTGGTATCCATGGTCTGATGATTCCAACCCCAGGTCAAATTGAACAAGAATATCTCGGGCATTACCACACTACGAAAAAAACATTTTATTCAGTCGGACAGAACAATCTTGATTTAGCAAGAGATAGTAAATATGCTCAAAAAACAACAGGAATCACACGAACCTGTGATGTTTCAAAAACTGTAGAAGCAATCATCAGACTCATTACCTACTAACAAAAAAGATGCGAACGGTTTTGAGTTAAAAACTACTATTTTTATATAGACGATGAAAGTATACTGCCGTGTTTTCCTTACTGATCATCTATGCATTGCGGAAAAAACATGCTCAAAAATATACTGAAAAAATGGTACATTTCGTTGCCGATAGTTACCGGTATTGCACTTATACTCAGACTTCTCCCAGCATGGTTGAATCCTGCATGGGGTTGTGATTTCGGAATTTACTATGGACTGACCAACGCTTTTGTACAAACCGGGGAGCTATTCAACGACTACACAGGATGGGGAGATTCATATCAATATTTTCCGATACTCTACAGCATCACAGGTATCATACACTGGATAACTAATATTGATATCATTGTTCTCATGCCGAAAATTGCACCGATTTTTGGTGGTTTATCTGTTTTTGTTTTTTATTTTGTTGCCTATGGGTTACTCAATGATCAGAAAAAAGCATTACTTGCGAGTTTGTTTCTCGCAGTTCTCCCATTCCATGTGTATCAGACAAGCCATGCATCACCACTTACCTTCGGTCATTTCTTTATGACACTTTGCCTGCTTTTCTTTATTAAATTCAGAAAAAAACAAATCTATATCGTTCCGTTGATGATTTCAACCATCCTGTTGATCATGTCGCACCATCTGACCACTTATTTTTATCTTATTTCATTAATCGGCATTGTTTTTATGGAAAATTTTATGATCAGGCAGTGGACGTATTCGATTCGAAAAGACATCTTTTATATCGCAGTGGCAAGTTGCTGTATTTTTTCGTATTGGATGTTGATTGCAACACCAGTATATCATAGTTTTATGCGGCTTGAACTCTCACTCGGTGGTATATCATTCCATTCTTTTTGGCTGATCATTCTTTTTTATCTCGGCTGGATACTGCTGTTCATAAGTATCATAGTAAAACGCCGTCTGAATCTGTTTAAAGAAAAAAAAGCATTAACCGCACAACAAGCAGCCTTTCGCGTCATCGCAACACTAAGTGTTTCCATTACTGCAATGCTGTTTTTCACTTTTACAAAAATGCCATGGACGAACTTTGCATTCACCCCGGTATCATTAATCTATGCGCTTCCATTGATTCTTGTTGTTGGTTTTGGTGTTGCAGGTTTCCGAGCGACTCGATTCATCCAACATGGTTACTTTATCCGAGGTTGGCTCTGTGCTATTCTCGTATCACTGTTCTATGGTATTGTGACCAATAGTACTCTACTGTATCCAGATCGGCATTTTGAATATCTTATGGTACCTCTGAGCATTATTGCAGTATATGGCATCAACACTGTCTTTATGAGTACTGAAACAAGTTCTAAATCGAATCAAAAACACATGAAAAAAACGTTTTCATTTAAAAAAGTATTTCACAGCTCTTTTCTAACCACAAAACGAAAAGGAATGTATATCGCCGTTATCTTGCTACTTGTCAGTGCGAATGCGGTTTCAGTCTATCCTGGTTTTGAATCGCTAAACGCTGCAGATGAAACAATAACCTATCAAGATTTAGCAGCACTTGATTGGATGAGTAACAATCTTTGTCAAAACATCACGGTTATTGCTTCTGATCATCGACTTGCACGACTCGCTGAAGCATCAGGTTTTGCAACAACCAACGACGATGCATATCTTCTCTGGATCTGCGTAAATCTATCCGAGTATATCGATGAGCTTTGTGCGACTGGTAAAAACTATTCACAGATAACCCATATACTCATTGACGATATTATGAAAGATAAGGTTGTTCATGTTGGACACGGTGATATTTATTATATGACCAATGCATCGTATGAAAAATTTTCCGCTGAACCATTTGAACGAATTTATCGAAATGAATCGTCTGATACTGTGCCGAATCGTTGGGTTGAAGTGTATGCTGTTAATTGGACGTGGATTCATCAACAGTATCAGATATGATGGCTGAAAACCTATGAAGATCGCTGAAATTACAACCTATAAAGAAGGTGGTATATACACCCATGTTACTGAACTTGCAAGAAATCTACATTTACCGGTGATTCTTGTTACCGGTAATTCAAAAAAATCAGGGTATGAACAAGAAGACGACTTCACGTTCTATCATGTTCCCTGTTTGTTTTCTTTTTTCGACATCTATTTTATTAACCCTCCGGGATCGTTTCACAAAGTGTATCAAGAAATCAAACAGCAACAGGTAGAGTTACTTCATATCCATGGACCGTTATTTACCTTTGGCGGAGGACTCTTACGAAAAACAGGCATACCAAAGGTTCTGACAACACACTACATCCTTGAGTTTAAAGGAAACCGCCTGCTTAGTTTTATGTATCGTATCATTATCCGTCTGGTGACGAAATCTATGGCACAACTGGTCGACAAAATTATCTGTGTCAATGAAGAATACCTCCATATTTTTCAGCAGTGGGGCATTGAGAAAGAAAAAATGGTGTATATCCCAAATGGTGTCGACACCGAAAAATTCAGCCCGGGTGTTTCACATATTAAAGAAAAACTCAAATGTCGTCATCTCGTCGTTTTCTGGGGTCGTCTCGGATATCAAAAAAACATCCAACTCCTCATCAAAGCATTTCAACGCTGTACGACATCGGATACCAAACTAGTTATTATCGGTAAAGGACCTGATCTAGCAAAATTGAAACAACTTGCAGCGAAAAACAAAAATATTATTTTTCTAGGATATCTCTCAGAACCTGACTTACTTGAATATGCTCGTGGTGCTGATGTTGCTGTTTTTCCGTCTCGAGGTGAAAGCTGGGGTTTAGTCATTGCTGAGGCGATGGCAATTGGGTTGCCTGTAATTAGTTCAAATGTCGGAAAAGCAGCTGAACTTCTCGGATCAGATCGGGGGCTTCTTCTCAACGTCGAAACTGAGGAAAACTTAGCTGCAATGATTGATTATGTACTTCAGCATAAAGAGTATGCGCAGGAGATGGGGAAACGAGCGCGAAGTTACATCGTCGATCACTATAGTTGGAAACAAGTCGCTGAACAAACAAAAAAAATATATATGACGTTACTTGACAAATAGTTATAATCCGCTTCTGCTATAGAGCTTTCTCAGCATTCTTTCTCGTTTTGTTTCATTTTTGATTTGACTGTTCAAAAACTGTACTCTTTTGGTAAAAAACAAAAAAATGTCGATTGGTTGACCAAATACAATGTGTTATTTAAATAGATATGGACTTAAGGATGATACAATCGACCAGGGCGAGGCAAACACATCAGTTGCAAAGTATTGATACCAACCACAGCTCCGGGTACATGCTTTCATATCATTGCGTGCTTGTTGTGCTTCAGGAGTCTTCAGAAACTCCATGAATGACCCTTCGGTGAAGTTGTACAATCGAGATCCAACTGTTCGGCAGGGATAGAATAACCCACCATCTGAATCAATGATAATTGATGATGGTGAACAACCATGGAGCATGTTGATGTTGTCGAGAAAACCTTTCGGTGTCGTAATCGTATTTGGATATTTGCGTTTTAATCGCAGGAGTTCTTGCCGGAACTCTACAGGGTTTGGATAATAATTATCGGTTCCATCAAGATGACATGCTGGCATCACGACCGTACGCGCATGAACCTCGTAGACGCGCTGTACTTTTTTTTCTAAATCATGCAACGTATCCTTCGTCACTACAATTTGAATGCAGATTTCAGGGCCATAACTTTGGAATTCTTCTAGACGATCAAAAAAATCAAGATTATCATGGCCTTCGTCAATGCTGATGTGGAGATAATCAATGTGTCTGCCGTATTCCTTCATCGGGCGTTTATCGAGTAGATGACCATTGGTAGTAAAAAAAAGATAAAATGGTTTCTGATGAGCATATTCAAGTATTTCGCCAAGATCTTTCCTTATCAATGGATCTCCGCCTTCAATACTAAGCACAATAATACTTGAATTTGCAATATTATCAATGACTTTGAACACCTGTTCCTTTTTCAGATCAGGAGTTTTCTCCATCCAGACGTTACAAAAACTACATTTCAAACCGCATTTATGGGTGATTTTAAAAGAAGCATAAAACGGGTAGATATTCTCCCGTGAAATAAAATTCAAAAATGCGTACCGAGCTGTTGAGACATATTTTTTCAAAGGGAGACGTTTCATAACATCACTGATAAGAGAGAAGAGTAACCTGTGCTAAAACATAAGGTTTTCTCCATGGATCATAGTTACAATTCCCTTTAGATAAAAAAGAAGTTAGTTTTATGATAATTTATCCCTAAGCAGAGGAGAAAGATTTAAAAAAGTCTGCTGAATGCCCTCTCCTATGAACAAAGCTGAAAAATGTATAAGCTGCGGCAAAGGTCTCCTTGAACAAGGATCAACAACGTTTCCTTGTCCAACCTGCGAAACAATCATCGGTCGATGCAGTGGATGCCGAGAGCAAAGCATTGATTATACCTGCCCGAAATGCGGCTTTCAAGGACCTTAAAAAAAGAGGTAGAGAAAAACTATGGGAGAAGTCATAGCACTGATTCGAATGATGCCTG of Candidatus Thermoplasmatota archaeon contains these proteins:
- a CDS encoding glycosyltransferase family 4 protein gives rise to the protein MKIAEITTYKEGGIYTHVTELARNLHLPVILVTGNSKKSGYEQEDDFTFYHVPCLFSFFDIYFINPPGSFHKVYQEIKQQQVELLHIHGPLFTFGGGLLRKTGIPKVLTTHYILEFKGNRLLSFMYRIIIRLVTKSMAQLVDKIICVNEEYLHIFQQWGIEKEKMVYIPNGVDTEKFSPGVSHIKEKLKCRHLVVFWGRLGYQKNIQLLIKAFQRCTTSDTKLVIIGKGPDLAKLKQLAAKNKNIIFLGYLSEPDLLEYARGADVAVFPSRGESWGLVIAEAMAIGLPVISSNVGKAAELLGSDRGLLLNVETEENLAAMIDYVLQHKEYAQEMGKRARSYIVDHYSWKQVAEQTKKIYMTLLDK
- a CDS encoding glycosyltransferase family protein; the encoded protein is MNIIYGICSWGLGHATRSLPVIRQLLKEDNKLTVISHGRTLELLKKELKDQVDYYAIQDYPLVISENTRQMLAKSMLYWPVFIHRIESGLRSLQKILEEKKYDCILSDARYDMYSKKIPSYFISHQMRIMNPLRMKILENGSELFNQFFFQDRFKKVIVPDYETDDLSGDLSHNLKKINEKQLHYVGVLSDFQKKQTKKDIDYFISISGPEPQRTLFEKKIMSQLDTLQGTIVVSLGKTENIHHQQNDTTTIYSYLKKEEREEVFNRTKLVISRSGYSTIMDLAVLGIHGLMIPTPGQIEQEYLGHYHTTKKTFYSVGQNNLDLARDSKYAQKTTGITRTCDVSKTVEAIIRLITY
- a CDS encoding glycoside hydrolase family 57 protein; this translates as MTSICLYFEVHQPVRLNRFSVFNIGACTDTYASYFDHNKNRAIFEKVANKCYLPTNNLLLDLVRKYDGKFRISYSLTGTFIEYCELFMPQIIESFQELFETGAVDFIEETYFHSLSSLYDDLDEFEDQVKMHRDMIKRLFNYKPKVFRNTEAIYDNRIGKKVEEMGYKGILTEGADKILDWRSPNYIYKPKNGNIKILMRNYMLSDDVGFRFSAKQWQGYPLTADKYAHWMSQCHGDLINLFMDYETFGEHQWADTGIFDFLQHLPGEILKHENLDFVTVSDAVKRYEPVGEIDVPWAISWADADRDVSTWLGNNMQIACFNELKEIGKLLRKKKDEDLLYTWRLLQTSDHLYYISTKGFEDGAVHAYFSPYEIPYDGFINYMNILQDLKQKAMK
- a CDS encoding glycosyltransferase family 4 protein, whose protein sequence is MKVAMLGWEYPPFKVGGLGTHCYGLTQGLADKGVHIDFYMPKTKKRVKSDRENLRIIEVGETDVFPYDRPDDKELAGKFFDCVYRYNDLLVQKVKGTYDLVHCHDWLTIKAGVALKHKLGIPLVLTVHSTEYDRSGWIYPNQWFIDIEKEGMMQADVIIAVSNFTKKIIVEKYGIPSEKVHVIHNAVFPIGEGEKKNLVLFLGRLTLQKGPEFFLKTAKKVLEKEDTRFVIAGTGDMLPRLINQAVDLGIANKVIFTGKLSEEEVKHIYKIANVYVMPSVSEPFGITALEAISAGTPTIVSKASGVSEVFKNCFKVDFWDTDEMANKIIALLRYPPLRTTMVEHSKQEIDLFTWERVASRTLDVYNEVAEV
- the pyrF gene encoding orotidine-5'-phosphate decarboxylase; the protein is MMFCEKLLNAIHTQNSLLCVGLDVDQDKIPAFLHHTEKDPYLSFNKAIIDATKDLVCAYKLNMAFYETLGKHAYQLLEATIKYIPRDVIVILDGKRNDIGNTAEKYASAIFDKFGADATTVNPFLGFDSVAPFLAYKDKCSFILCRTSNPSAGEFQDLIVGSQPLYQIVAQKIKQWNTQGTCGAVVGATYPEELKKIRAILGDDIPLLIPGIGRQGGDIEKTVVYGVNSKKTMAIINSSRDILYAGRDEHFSDAARTAAEHLRSSINNYR
- a CDS encoding radical SAM protein, translating into MKRLPLKKYVSTARYAFLNFISRENIYPFYASFKITHKCGLKCSFCNVWMEKTPDLKKEQVFKVIDNIANSSIIVLSIEGGDPLIRKDLGEILEYAHQKPFYLFFTTNGHLLDKRPMKEYGRHIDYLHISIDEGHDNLDFFDRLEEFQSYGPEICIQIVVTKDTLHDLEKKVQRVYEVHARTVVMPACHLDGTDNYYPNPVEFRQELLRLKRKYPNTITTPKGFLDNINMLHGCSPSSIIIDSDGGLFYPCRTVGSRLYNFTEGSFMEFLKTPEAQQARNDMKACTRSCGWYQYFATDVFASPWSIVSSLSPYLFK
- a CDS encoding zinc finger domain-containing protein; translation: MNKAEKCISCGKGLLEQGSTTFPCPTCETIIGRCSGCREQSIDYTCPKCGFQGP